From Bacillus sp. Bos-x628, the proteins below share one genomic window:
- a CDS encoding FlhB-like flagellar biosynthesis protein — protein MKDSKPLRRAVALHYDEEKQKAPKVIATGSGYVAEHIIEEAKKSGVPIQEDPNLVELMRHLTLDEEIPEALYDTVAEIFSFIYRLDQKMKK, from the coding sequence ATGAAGGACTCAAAACCGCTTAGAAGAGCGGTCGCTTTACATTACGATGAGGAAAAACAAAAGGCGCCAAAAGTCATCGCAACAGGAAGCGGCTATGTGGCAGAGCATATTATTGAAGAAGCTAAAAAGTCAGGGGTTCCCATCCAAGAAGACCCTAATTTAGTTGAACTCATGCGCCATTTAACGCTTGATGAGGAAATACCAGAAGCATTATACGATACTGTAGCAGAAATTTTTTCGTTTATCTATCGATTGGATCAAAAAATGAAAAAATAA
- the sucD gene encoding succinate--CoA ligase subunit alpha gives MSVFINKNTRVIVQGITGSTALFHTKQMIDYGTNIVGGVTPGKGGTEVEGVPVFNTVSEAVQTTGANASVIYVPAPFAADAILEAVDAEIELVICITEHIPVLDMVKVKRYMEGKKTRLVGPNCPGVITPEECKIGIMPGYIHKKGHVGVVSRSGTLTYEAVHQLSEAGVGQSTAVGIGGDPVNGTNFIDVLKAFNEDPETHAVIMIGEIGGTAEEEAAEWVKANMTKPVVGFIGGKTAPPGKRMGHAGAIISGGKGTAEEKIKTMRACGIEVAETPSVMGETLIKVLKEKNLFEACKTH, from the coding sequence ATGAGTGTATTTATTAATAAAAATACGAGAGTAATTGTTCAGGGGATTACCGGATCAACCGCATTGTTCCACACAAAACAAATGATTGATTACGGAACTAATATTGTTGGTGGTGTAACGCCTGGAAAAGGAGGAACTGAAGTAGAAGGAGTTCCTGTATTTAATACTGTATCTGAGGCCGTACAGACAACTGGAGCAAACGCTTCTGTGATCTATGTACCTGCACCATTTGCAGCAGATGCCATTTTAGAAGCAGTCGATGCTGAAATTGAGCTTGTTATTTGTATTACTGAGCATATTCCGGTCCTTGATATGGTCAAAGTGAAACGGTATATGGAAGGGAAGAAAACAAGGCTTGTTGGACCGAACTGTCCTGGTGTGATTACACCTGAAGAATGTAAAATTGGGATTATGCCTGGCTACATTCATAAAAAAGGTCATGTTGGTGTTGTTTCTCGTTCTGGAACGCTTACATATGAAGCGGTTCATCAGCTTTCAGAGGCTGGTGTTGGACAGTCTACAGCTGTAGGTATCGGTGGTGACCCAGTAAACGGGACAAACTTTATTGATGTATTAAAAGCATTCAATGAAGACCCTGAAACGCATGCTGTCATTATGATCGGTGAGATCGGCGGTACAGCTGAAGAAGAAGCAGCGGAATGGGTAAAAGCAAATATGACAAAACCAGTTGTCGGCTTTATTGGTGGGAAAACCGCTCCTCCAGGAAAACGTATGGGCCATGCTGGTGCGATTATTTCTGGCGGTAAAGGAACAGCTGAAGAAAAAATAAAAACAATGCGTGCATGTGGAATTGAAGTGGCAGAGACACCATCTGTCATGGGAGAAACTCTAATTAAAGTGTTAAAAGAGAAGAATCTCTTCGAAGCTTGTAAAACGCATTAA
- the topA gene encoding type I DNA topoisomerase, with amino-acid sequence MADYLVIVESPAKAKTIERYLGKKYKVKASMGHVRDLPKSQLGVDTEHNFEPRYITIRGKGPVLKELKTAAKKAKKVYLAADPDREGEAIAWHLAHSLDLDLSSDCRVVFNEITKDAIKDSFKHPRMINMDLVDAQQARRILDRLVGYKISPILWKKVKKGLSAGRVQSVALRLIIDRENEINEFKPEEYWTIDGTFLKGKETFEASFFGINGKKHPLKTKEDVKEILSKLKGKQFSVEKVTKKERKRNPALPFTTSTLQQEAARKLNFRAKKTMMIAQQLYEGIDLGKEGTVGLITYMRTDSTRISNTAIEEVSAFIDQTYGKNFLNIAKRSVKKNENAQDAHEAIRPTSTLRKPADLKHVLSRDQLRLYKLIWERFVASQMAPAVLDTMSVDLGNNGLTFRANGSKVKFPGFMKVYVESKDDQLEEKDKMLPDLKEGDTVLSKDIEPEQHFTQPPPRYTEARLVKTLEELGIGRPSTYAPTLDTIQKRGYVALDNKRFIPTELGEIVLNLIMEFFPEIINVEFTAKMEKELDSVEEGTIEWVRIIDSFYQDFAKRVEKAEAEMQEVEIEPEYAGVNCEECGHPMVYKMGRYGKFMACSNFPDCRNTKPIVKDIGVKCPTCHEGNIVERKSKKRRIFYGCDRFPECEFVSWDKPIERKCPKCENMLVEKKLKKGVQVQCVNCDYKEEQQK; translated from the coding sequence ATGGCTGATTATTTAGTCATCGTTGAGTCGCCAGCAAAGGCGAAAACGATTGAACGTTATTTAGGAAAAAAATATAAAGTAAAGGCTTCAATGGGGCATGTAAGGGATTTACCTAAGAGTCAGCTTGGTGTAGACACTGAGCACAACTTTGAACCGAGATATATTACGATTCGCGGAAAAGGTCCAGTATTAAAGGAATTGAAAACAGCAGCGAAAAAGGCGAAAAAAGTCTATCTCGCAGCTGACCCCGATAGAGAGGGGGAAGCAATTGCATGGCATTTAGCACACAGCCTTGACCTTGACCTCTCTTCAGATTGTCGCGTTGTCTTTAACGAGATTACAAAAGATGCGATTAAAGACTCTTTTAAGCATCCGCGTATGATCAATATGGACTTAGTTGATGCACAGCAAGCAAGACGAATTTTAGATCGTCTCGTTGGCTATAAAATCAGCCCGATTTTGTGGAAAAAAGTAAAAAAAGGTTTAAGTGCTGGACGTGTTCAATCTGTTGCACTCCGTCTCATCATTGATCGCGAAAATGAAATTAATGAATTCAAACCAGAGGAATACTGGACCATTGATGGTACGTTCCTAAAAGGGAAAGAAACCTTTGAAGCAAGTTTCTTTGGGATAAATGGCAAAAAACACCCACTGAAAACAAAAGAAGATGTAAAAGAAATCCTTTCAAAATTAAAAGGAAAACAATTTTCTGTAGAAAAAGTGACGAAAAAAGAACGAAAACGCAATCCAGCCTTGCCATTCACTACGTCAACACTACAGCAAGAGGCAGCAAGAAAATTAAACTTCCGTGCGAAAAAAACCATGATGATTGCACAGCAATTATATGAAGGAATTGATCTTGGCAAAGAAGGTACAGTAGGGCTCATTACATATATGAGAACAGACTCAACGCGTATTTCAAATACTGCAATTGAAGAAGTATCAGCGTTTATTGATCAAACTTACGGAAAGAATTTCTTAAATATAGCAAAGCGTTCCGTAAAAAAGAACGAAAATGCACAAGATGCACATGAAGCAATACGCCCGACCTCTACATTAAGAAAGCCAGCAGATTTAAAACATGTGCTGAGTAGGGATCAGCTTCGTCTTTACAAACTAATTTGGGAACGATTTGTAGCAAGTCAAATGGCGCCAGCTGTTCTTGATACAATGAGTGTTGATCTTGGAAATAATGGTCTTACTTTCCGTGCAAACGGCAGTAAGGTGAAGTTTCCTGGGTTCATGAAGGTATATGTTGAAAGCAAGGACGATCAGCTTGAAGAAAAGGACAAAATGCTTCCTGATCTCAAAGAGGGTGATACGGTTCTTTCAAAAGATATCGAACCAGAACAACACTTCACACAGCCGCCTCCGCGCTACACTGAGGCAAGACTTGTTAAAACGCTTGAAGAGCTTGGCATTGGTCGACCGTCTACTTACGCACCAACTTTAGATACAATTCAAAAACGTGGCTATGTGGCACTTGATAACAAACGATTTATTCCAACAGAGCTTGGAGAAATTGTGCTCAACTTAATCATGGAGTTCTTCCCAGAAATTATTAATGTTGAATTTACTGCTAAAATGGAAAAAGAACTCGATAGCGTTGAAGAAGGAACGATTGAATGGGTTCGTATTATCGACAGCTTCTATCAGGACTTTGCAAAACGGGTAGAAAAAGCAGAAGCAGAAATGCAAGAGGTTGAGATAGAACCTGAATACGCAGGGGTTAATTGTGAAGAGTGCGGACATCCGATGGTGTACAAAATGGGGAGATACGGTAAGTTTATGGCATGCTCTAATTTCCCTGACTGCCGAAACACAAAACCAATTGTAAAAGATATCGGCGTCAAATGCCCAACATGCCACGAAGGAAACATTGTTGAAAGAAAATCAAAAAAACGTCGTATTTTCTATGGCTGTGATCGTTTCCCAGAGTGTGAATTCGTCTCTTGGGACAAACCAATTGAAAGAAAGTGTCCAAAATGCGAAAATATGCTTGTAGAGAAAAAACTGAAAAAAGGCGTTCAAGTTCAATGTGTCAATTGTGACTATAAAGAGGAACAACAAAAATAG
- a CDS encoding ribonuclease HII, translated as MYTVKQIKALIEEHAQDEAYIRELVKDDTRKSVQQLMAKWHKEKIKKQELQAAWNDMLKYENQAKAQGFTCIAGIDEAGRGPLAGPVVAAAVILKEDAVLLGLNDSKQLSEKKRLTYYDMIQDEALDIGIGIVDANTIDKINIYEASRLAMVRAVQQLTYTPDYLLIDAMTLPLNIRQENMIKGDAKSASIAAGACIAKVTRDQMMEEYGRRYPEYQFEKHKGYGTKEHMAAIQKYGATPIHRVSFAPVRAVIS; from the coding sequence ATGTATACTGTAAAGCAAATAAAAGCACTCATAGAAGAGCACGCGCAAGATGAGGCGTACATCCGTGAACTTGTCAAAGATGATACAAGAAAAAGTGTCCAGCAGCTCATGGCAAAATGGCACAAAGAGAAAATAAAGAAACAAGAACTACAAGCAGCATGGAATGACATGCTAAAATACGAAAACCAAGCAAAAGCACAAGGGTTTACATGTATCGCCGGCATAGATGAAGCAGGGAGAGGGCCGCTGGCCGGACCAGTTGTGGCAGCTGCCGTAATATTAAAAGAAGATGCTGTTCTTCTTGGTTTAAACGATTCAAAGCAATTATCTGAGAAAAAAAGATTGACCTATTACGACATGATTCAAGATGAAGCGCTTGATATTGGAATCGGCATTGTTGATGCGAATACTATAGATAAAATAAATATTTACGAGGCATCAAGACTGGCAATGGTGAGAGCCGTGCAACAGTTAACATATACACCTGACTATCTTCTCATTGATGCGATGACGCTGCCACTAAATATCAGGCAAGAAAATATGATAAAAGGGGATGCAAAAAGTGCATCCATTGCTGCTGGTGCATGTATTGCAAAGGTCACAAGGGATCAGATGATGGAAGAATACGGACGTAGGTACCCTGAGTATCAATTTGAAAAACATAAAGGGTACGGGACAAAAGAGCACATGGCTGCCATTCAAAAATATGGCGCTACACCGATTCATAGAGTATCATTTGCACCAGTTCGAGCTGTTATTTCATAA
- a CDS encoding glycosyltransferase: protein MTRLEDINTALNSRLNTAESVPFITEGKENVHRLILGKVLKMLGDDTALVQIGSTKIKAQLAAQLKADAFYWFQFEQVSGGLNKLRPVQQFDQDPKTLKDAATKLLEGLSLKNGLESMLTATAFLKEKSVINETELKAAVKWIEQFQGADVKKGLQALLFALKKDLPIHQGVLQSIFAVKSSTTLHQDMTALLDRLLQLPKHSGATQTLTQAVRSVIDAETTVHAEKLLSVLLAVKDGAMKQGTSVQEPARLNLSQQEENSPASFAQQGRQTEHLNQPSTQQQPLGQRQLPIPVHKIEQILTSIMQQTPEGNQGSEMKPLITLLQGLKQTANQAESKASLIQEEFPFLTKTEAKALAQIIQQAEPALSNKADVLDLLMTMKKAMGVRDEIGMLKRLEKGSQDIKSQELQQLKLVLNEVRQADLPEPVKREVDQLFHRLNGQLFVHQESQTISQMIVSYPLFSKHSVQDLTFILKGHKKKDGSIDMSQCRLMFYLHMENLEETLIDCTIQQKVMAITVETNHELQGTINPMIPTVRENLNALGFSLTGITAKKRQEQVDLSHFLDEHFHKISEKGLDLRV, encoded by the coding sequence TTGACAAGACTCGAAGACATAAATACAGCACTAAATAGCCGATTAAATACGGCAGAATCTGTTCCTTTCATCACAGAAGGAAAGGAAAATGTTCACCGGCTGATTCTCGGAAAAGTATTGAAAATGCTTGGAGATGATACAGCACTTGTTCAAATAGGCTCTACTAAAATAAAAGCACAGCTTGCAGCACAGCTAAAGGCAGATGCGTTCTATTGGTTCCAATTTGAACAAGTGAGCGGAGGTCTCAATAAGCTAAGACCAGTTCAACAGTTTGATCAAGACCCTAAGACGCTAAAAGATGCAGCCACAAAACTATTAGAAGGATTATCGCTTAAAAATGGGCTTGAAAGCATGTTAACAGCTACAGCCTTTTTAAAAGAGAAATCAGTCATAAACGAAACAGAATTAAAGGCTGCAGTGAAATGGATAGAACAGTTTCAAGGAGCTGATGTCAAAAAAGGGTTACAGGCACTCCTCTTCGCTTTAAAAAAAGACTTACCGATACATCAAGGTGTGCTTCAGTCTATATTTGCAGTGAAATCATCTACTACCCTTCATCAAGATATGACTGCGCTGCTTGATCGGCTATTGCAGCTACCAAAGCACTCAGGCGCAACACAAACCCTTACACAAGCCGTTCGTTCAGTCATAGATGCAGAGACCACCGTCCATGCCGAAAAGCTCTTATCAGTGCTTCTAGCCGTTAAAGACGGTGCAATGAAGCAGGGGACCAGCGTGCAGGAGCCAGCTCGTCTCAATCTTTCTCAGCAAGAAGAAAATAGCCCAGCATCATTCGCTCAACAAGGGCGACAGACAGAACACCTCAATCAGCCAAGCACACAGCAGCAACCATTAGGACAAAGACAGCTTCCGATCCCTGTGCATAAAATAGAGCAAATACTCACAAGCATCATGCAACAAACCCCTGAAGGAAATCAAGGATCAGAAATGAAACCATTAATAACATTACTTCAAGGATTAAAGCAGACAGCAAATCAGGCCGAATCTAAGGCATCATTAATTCAAGAAGAATTCCCGTTTCTGACAAAAACAGAGGCAAAGGCATTGGCTCAAATCATTCAACAGGCTGAACCGGCATTAAGTAATAAAGCGGATGTGCTCGATTTACTTATGACAATGAAAAAAGCCATGGGTGTGCGAGATGAAATAGGGATGCTGAAACGACTTGAAAAAGGAAGCCAAGATATTAAAAGTCAGGAGCTTCAACAATTAAAGCTAGTCTTGAATGAGGTCAGACAGGCTGATCTACCGGAACCAGTAAAAAGAGAAGTGGATCAATTGTTTCATAGATTAAATGGGCAGTTGTTTGTACACCAGGAAAGCCAGACGATCAGTCAAATGATTGTCTCCTATCCTCTTTTTTCAAAACATAGTGTCCAAGATTTGACCTTTATTCTAAAAGGTCATAAGAAAAAAGACGGTTCAATTGATATGTCTCAGTGTCGCTTAATGTTTTACTTACATATGGAGAATCTTGAAGAAACGTTAATAGACTGTACAATTCAGCAAAAGGTGATGGCCATTACAGTTGAGACCAATCATGAACTTCAAGGTACAATTAATCCAATGATTCCAACTGTTCGAGAGAATTTAAATGCCCTAGGCTTCAGTTTAACTGGTATTACAGCGAAAAAGAGACAAGAGCAAGTAGATCTGTCTCACTTTCTAGATGAACACTTTCATAAAATCAGCGAGAAAGGGCTGGACTTACGAGTATGA
- the dprA gene encoding DNA-processing protein DprA: protein MYNVSERMIFHRLKGLISPSLLTKWWKVDPELYINEEKHHFMQDRSLQTIDFTRLKQAEENEFPIFQRIVQAYLKQNIHMIPITSSLYPDTLKNIYDPPPVLFLKGNVSYLNEEKSLGVVGTRLPSSYGKECVKKFVGELVKEDWMIVSGLAKGIDGLAHKECIGQQGKTIGVVAGGFQHLYPKEHVKMAHYMGEHHLLLSEHPPYIKPEKWHFPMRNRLISALTKGTIVIQCKEKSGSLITAYQALEQGKEVFAVAGSIFDPNSSGPARLIQQGAKLVHSTKDILEEFSFNSVQYTEPL from the coding sequence ATGTACAATGTGTCCGAAAGAATGATTTTTCATCGCTTAAAAGGCCTCATCTCACCCTCTTTGTTAACAAAATGGTGGAAAGTCGATCCTGAGTTATATATAAATGAAGAAAAGCATCATTTCATGCAGGATCGATCATTACAAACAATCGATTTCACCCGCTTAAAACAAGCCGAAGAAAACGAATTCCCCATTTTTCAACGCATCGTTCAAGCCTATTTAAAGCAAAACATTCACATGATTCCCATCACATCATCATTATATCCTGACACTTTAAAAAACATTTATGATCCTCCCCCTGTGTTATTCCTAAAAGGAAACGTATCATATTTAAATGAAGAAAAAAGTTTAGGTGTAGTGGGCACACGTTTGCCATCATCTTATGGAAAAGAATGTGTGAAGAAATTTGTTGGTGAACTCGTCAAGGAAGATTGGATGATTGTCAGTGGTTTAGCAAAAGGAATTGATGGACTCGCCCACAAGGAGTGCATTGGGCAACAAGGGAAAACTATTGGTGTAGTGGCTGGCGGTTTTCAGCATTTGTATCCAAAGGAACATGTGAAAATGGCTCACTACATGGGAGAACATCATTTGCTTTTGTCAGAGCATCCGCCATATATCAAACCAGAGAAGTGGCACTTTCCGATGAGAAACCGTTTGATTAGTGCACTGACGAAAGGAACGATTGTCATCCAATGTAAAGAAAAGAGCGGTTCTTTGATTACAGCTTATCAAGCACTAGAGCAAGGAAAAGAAGTATTTGCTGTTGCCGGTTCTATCTTTGACCCTAACTCCTCTGGTCCTGCAAGACTCATTCAACAAGGGGCAAAGCTCGTTCATTCGACAAAGGATATTTTAGAGGAATTCTCCTTTAACAGCGTTCAATATACTGAACCTTTATAA
- the sucC gene encoding ADP-forming succinate--CoA ligase subunit beta, with protein sequence MNIHEYQGKEILRKYGVSVPNGKVAFTPDEAVKASEELGSSVYVVKAQIHAGGRGKAGGVKIAKTKDEVKGFAEELLGKTLVTHQTGPEGREIKRLLIEEGCDIQKEYYVGLVLDRATSRIVLMASEEGGTEIEEVAEQTPEKIVKVVIDPAIGLQAYQAREVAFKINIPTKLVGQAVKFMTSLYKAFVEKDCSIAEINPLVVTGDGKVMALDAKLNFDSNALYRQKDILEYRDLDEEDPKEIEASKYDLSYISLDGNIGCMVNGAGLAMSTMDIIKHYGGDPANFLDVGGGATAEKVTEAFKIILSDQNVKGIFVNIFGGIMKCDVIAEGVVEATKQVGLTLPLVVRLEGTNVDLGKKILRDSGLNITSAESMADGAEKIVSLVK encoded by the coding sequence ATGAATATCCATGAGTACCAAGGAAAAGAAATCCTAAGAAAATATGGGGTTTCAGTTCCAAATGGTAAAGTAGCATTTACACCTGATGAAGCCGTAAAAGCATCAGAAGAGCTAGGGAGCTCTGTATATGTTGTAAAAGCACAGATTCATGCAGGCGGCCGTGGTAAAGCAGGTGGGGTAAAAATTGCAAAAACAAAAGATGAAGTGAAAGGGTTTGCAGAGGAATTGCTCGGTAAGACACTTGTCACTCATCAAACTGGACCAGAAGGACGGGAAATAAAACGCTTACTTATTGAAGAGGGTTGCGATATTCAAAAAGAGTACTATGTTGGACTCGTTTTGGACAGAGCGACATCAAGAATCGTATTGATGGCTTCAGAAGAAGGCGGTACTGAAATTGAAGAAGTAGCAGAACAAACGCCCGAAAAAATCGTAAAAGTGGTCATTGATCCAGCGATTGGTCTTCAAGCTTATCAAGCGAGAGAAGTTGCATTTAAAATTAATATTCCAACAAAACTTGTTGGGCAAGCTGTTAAGTTTATGACAAGCCTTTACAAAGCTTTTGTCGAAAAAGATTGCTCCATTGCCGAAATTAATCCACTTGTTGTAACAGGTGATGGTAAAGTCATGGCGCTTGACGCAAAATTAAACTTTGATAGCAACGCCCTATATAGACAAAAAGATATATTAGAATACCGTGACCTTGATGAAGAGGATCCAAAAGAGATTGAAGCATCTAAATATGATCTAAGCTACATTTCACTAGACGGCAATATTGGCTGTATGGTCAATGGAGCAGGTCTTGCGATGTCTACGATGGATATCATCAAGCATTATGGCGGTGACCCTGCAAACTTCCTAGACGTTGGCGGCGGTGCAACAGCTGAAAAAGTAACAGAAGCATTTAAAATCATCTTATCTGATCAAAATGTCAAAGGGATTTTCGTTAACATTTTTGGCGGTATCATGAAATGTGATGTCATTGCAGAAGGTGTAGTTGAAGCAACCAAGCAAGTCGGTTTAACTTTACCGCTGGTTGTACGTCTTGAAGGAACAAACGTTGATTTAGGGAAGAAAATCCTTCGTGATTCAGGCTTAAATATCACTTCTGCTGAGTCTATGGCTGACGGGGCAGAAAAGATTGTATCTTTAGTGAAGTAG